The DNA window ATGATCACCAAAGGTCAGAAGGTGAATGAGATCTCAGAGCAGCTGAATCTGAGTCCTAAAACGGTTAACAGCTATCGCTATCGGATGTTCAGCAAATTGAACATTCATGGCGATGTCGAGCTGACCCACCTGGCAATTCGCCATGGCCTGTGTAATGCGGAGTCGTTAGCAAGCCAGTGAGTGATGTTTTTGACGCAAAAGCTTTCCTGAAAACGGTAACCAGCCAGCCCGGTGTGTATCGGATGTATGATGCTGGCGGAACCGTCATCTATGTTGGCAAAGCCAAAGATTTGAAAAAGCGGCTCAGCAGCTACTTCCGCAGCAACCTCGCGTCGCGTAAAACGGAAGCGCTGGTGGCGCTGATCGCGCAAATCGACGTGACCGTCACCCATACCGAGACGGAAGCGCTGCTGCTTGAACACAACTATATCAAGCTGTACCAGCCGCGGTACAACGTGCTGTTGCGCGACGATAAGTCGTATCCTTTTATCTTCCTCAGCGGCGATACCCATCCGCGTCTGGCGATGCATCGTGGCGCCAAACATGCGAAGGGCGAGTATTTTGGTCCTTTTCCCAACGGCTATGCCGTGCGCGAGACCCTGGCGCTGCTGCAGAAAATCTTTCCCATCCGTCAGTGTGAAAACAGCGTTTACCGCAATCGCTCCCGTCCCTGTCTACAGTATCAGATTGGCCGCTGCCTGGGGCCGTGCGTGGCGGGGCTGGTCAGTGAAGACGAGTATGCTCAGCAGGTGGAGTATGTGCGGCTGTTTCTCGCCGGCAAAGATGATCAGGTGCTGACTCAGCTCATCGCGAGGATGGAGAAGGCGAGTCAGAACCTCGAGTTTGAAGAGGCGGCGCGCATTCGCGACCAGATTCAGGCCGTCCGCCGCGTGACGGAGAAACAGTTTGTCTCTAACACCGGCGATGATCTTGACGTGATCGGGGTTGCCTTCGATGCTGGAATGGCCTGCGTCCATGTGCTGTTTATCCGCCAGGGTAAAGTGCTGGGCAGCCGCAGCTACTTCCCGAAAGTGCCGGGCGGCACCGAGCTGGGCGAGGTCGTGGAGACCTTTGTCGGCCAGTTCTACCTGCAGGGCAGCCAGATGCGCACGCTGCCGGGAGAGATTTTGCTCGACTTCAACCTCGGGGATAAGACGCTGCTGGCCGAGTCGTTGTCGGAGCTGGCGGGGCGCCGAATTCATGTGCAGACTAAACCGCGCGGCGACCGGGCGCGTTACCTTAAGCTGGCGCGCACCAATGCCGCCACGGCGTTAACCACGAAATTGTCTCAGCAATCGACCATTCATCAGCGTCTGCAGGCGCTGGCCACCGTGCTGGAGCTGCCGGCCGTGAAGCGGATGGAGTGCTTTGATATCAGCCACACCATGGGCGAACAGACCGTCGCCTCCTGCGTGGTATTTGACAGTAATGGCCCCCTGCGCGCGGAGTACCGGCGCTACAATATCGCCGGCATCACCCCGGGCGATGACTATGCGGCGATGAATCAGGTCCTGCGCCGTCGCTATGGTAAAGCGATTGATGACAACAAGATTCCGGATGTGATCCTGATAGACGGCGGCAAGGGGCAGCTGGCGCAGGCGAAAGCGGTGTTTGCCGAGCTGGACGTCCCCTGGGATAAACATCATCCGCTGCTGCTGGGCGTGGCGAAAGGTAGCGATCGTAAAGCCGGCCTGGAAACGTTATTCTTTGAACCGGAAGGCGAGGGATTTAGCCTGCCGCCGGATTCGCCGGCCCTGCACGTGATCCAGCATATCCGCGATGAATCGCACGATCATGCGATCTCCGGACATCGCAAAAAACGGGCGAAAGTGAAGAGCACCAGCTCGCTTGAGACTATCGAGGGGGTGGGGCCGAAGCGTCGCCAGATGCTGCTGAAGTACATGGGGGGGCTGCAGGGGCTGCAGCAGGCCAGCGTCGAAGAAATTGCCAAAGTACCGGGCATCTCTCACGCTCTGGCAGAAAAGATCTTCTACTCGTTGAAACATTAGGGGCTCTGTAGCAACATAGGGCTAATTTTTACTTACAACAGATAGTTACCCGTCACTATGCAATTTAATATCCCTACGTTGCTTACTCTGTTCCGCGTCATCCTGATCCCGTTCTTTGTGCTGGCGTTTTATCTGCCCTTTAGCTGGGCGCCGTTTGCCTGCGCGCTGATTTTCTTTGTTGCCGCCGTGACCGACTGGTTTGATGGTTTCCTCGCCCGTCGCTGGAACCAGAGTACCCGGTTCGGCGCCTTCCTCGATCCGGTGGCCGATAAAGTCATGGTGGCTATCGCCATGGTGCTGGTCGCTGAGCACTATCACACCTGGTGGGTTACGCTGCCGGCGGCGACGATGATTGCCCGGGAAATTATTATCTCCGCGCTGCGCGAGTGGATGGCGGAGCTGGGTAAACGCAGCAGCGTGGCGGTCTCGTGGATTGGCAAAGTGAAAACCACCGCACAGATGACTGCCCTGGTGTGGATGCTGTGGCGTCCTTATCCGTGGGTGGAATGGGCCGGGATCGCGCTTTTCCTCGTGGCGGCGGTGCTGACGCTGTGGTCGATGCTGCAATATTTGAACGCGGCGCGCGGCGATTTGCTTGATCAGTGATCGTTTCGCCGTTATTTTCAGCAAACGATGCAAAGTTGCGAAAAATACCGTTGACTCACCGCGAGAGATAAGTAGAATGCAACGCATCGAACGGCGGCACAGTCTTCCAGACGATAACAAAATCAAGTGATTAGCAAATAACTTGATGATGCGGGAATAGCTCAGTTGGTAGAGCACGACCTTGCCAAGGTCGGGGTCGCGAGTTCGAGTCTCGTTTCCCGCTCCAGATTAACAGCATCGGCAGTAGCGGGTGCTTCAGAATTAAAGGCGCGTTAGCAAAGCGGTTATGTAGCGGATTGCAAATCCGTCTAGTCCGGTTCGACTCCGGAACGCGCCTCCACTTTATATCCCGAGCCCGGATGGTGGAATCGGTAGACACAAGGGATTTAAAATCCCTCGGCGTTCGCGCTGTGTGGGTTCAAGTCCCACTCCGGGTACCATTGGGAAATATAGAATAATCAAAGCAATAAGCAGTGTCGTGAAACCACCTACGGGTGGTTTTTTTGTTTTTAAACCCCGCTTTATCACGACATGTCATCCTGTTTTTCTTCTCCACCTTGTCCTGCACCCGAAACATTGTTACTGGCTAAGCCTGCGCCTGATGATACGGGATGCCGTTCTGACTCCGGGCAAGGAGAGGCCTGAAGTCATGGTCTGTGATCGGCACAGACCTCTGGCGTAGAGGCTTACCGTAGTGAAGCCGGTCCGGGTCGCGGCGGATAATAGGCTTAGCGGGTGGGGGATTATATGATCGGAACGATCTCGCTCCCCCAGGCCAGCAGGGGGAGGCAAGCGGGTACACAGCGAACCGGCGTTGAAACCGTCTCTATAGTTCGAGGTTGAAAGAAAGTACTTTCGATATAAATACCATCTCATCCGTAAGCGAGGGGAATTTGCCGGTAAATCTTTCTTCAGACTCAGGGGTAAAACGATATAGCGAATAATTCTCCCCGGACGCGATGCTCTCCAGCTGAAGGTGAGAGGGGTTCCGCAGTGAAAAAGCTAACAGATAAAAGTTCGTCGTGTGATGAGCAAGTTCAGCGACTAATGCCGGGGCGCCTTTGCAAGGTCGATCTCTTATCTGCAGCAAATGACAAAAAGCTTGCCATCCGCGCTTTTTAATATGTTCCTGAGTCTCTTTACTGCCCGGAGGTAATACGCATAATCGGCTGGGGTGGTGGGATCGCGATGGGTGAAGATATCATTCAGGTTATATTTTTGTTTATATTTATTGTGGTGGGCGCAGGGTTCTTTGGACTGGCGATTTAATGAGCTATATTCGTTTTTGTCTAAAAAAGTCTGAAAATCGTCCCTCAGGCAATCGATGATCATCGCCGGGCAGGAAAAAATCCAGTCAAAAGGCAGAGAGGTTTTTTTCAGATTAAATTTTTTCAGTGTCCACGACGTTAAACAATGGCTTCCTAATGACACAATGTGCTTCACAGCCCATTGTCCTTGAGTTTCAATCCCTGATACAGGATGTGGCGGGATACATACATTCTCGAATGCCATTCTGGATGGTGTTAATCGCTTGAACTCGTCACTGTTCATCAGCGATGCGTTAAGAAGTTGTGCTGATTCTGCAAGCGACTTGTCAGAAATTGCATGGTAATAATTTTTAAGACCGTCAGGATCTGCGGGGCGACCCAGTAATGTTTTATACGTAGACTTTATTAACAATATTTTGAGATATTTTTTCTGGATGTCATCTGCCATTTTTTATCCGCTTGAAGCCATAGTGTTGCTTTATTTAATTGCTGCTTAAATATATAGCCATATAAATTGCGCGGGATTATGGCAAGTTGATTTAAGATTGGCAATCCAGCAAAAAATAGCGACTGCAGGGCACGGCGTCGTTGAATATCCTCGGCAGAATCTGGTGGCTATCGATGACTGGGCTGACGGCGGCAATCTCGCGAACGGGATCACCACGTAGTGGGAAACAATCCATTGTCACCGGCAATCGCTCATTTGTCCCAGGACAAAACGATCTCTCCCTGCTACTATCGTCCGGACACTTCATCCAGCCTGCCGGAGGCATCATGTTCACAGGGCTTTGCGCATTTCCGCTGACGCCGCTGCATCAGCAAACTATCGATGAAAAAGCGTTTATTCGTCTTCTTGCTCGTCTTACCGATGCCGGCGTCGACTCCCTGGGCATCTTAGGCTCAACCGGCAGCTACGCCTATCTCAGTCGTGAACAGCGCAAGCGGGTGGTGCAGGTGGCGAAGGCGCATGCCGGGTCGACCCCGATAATGATCGGCGTCGGCGCCATCGCCACCAGCGAGGTGCTCCGGCTGGTGGAGGATGCCCAGCAGGCCGGGGCGGATGCATTGCTCCTGCCGATGATGTCCTATCAGCCGCTCTTTGCGGAGGAGATCTACGCTTTTTACGAGGAGGTCTGCCGGCATGCCTCGGTGCCGGTTTGCCTGTATGACAACCCCCGTACCACCCACGTGACGTTATCGGATGAGCTGCAGGGGCAGATTGCTGCCTTACCGGCCATCGCCTCGATAAAAATTCCCGGTCTGCCCGCGCCGCAGGCGAGCGAACGGGTGGCGGCTCTGCGTCGTCATCTGCCTGGCGGCGTGACGCTTGGCGTTAGCGGTGACGTTCGGGCGACAGCGGGCTTGCAGGCCGGCTGCGAGGTCTGGTACTCGGTCTGCGGCGGCCTCTTTCCTCGTATCTCTCTGGCGCTGGTGAAAGCCATCCGTCACGGCGATGCGGCACAGGTGGCGGCGCTGAATAAGCAACTTGCGCCCCTCTGGCGGTGCTTTGACCGCTACGGCGGCAGCCTGCGGGTGGTCGCCGCCGCTGCGGCCATTCTGGGATTGTGTGATCCTGACTCGCTTCCCCGCCCCTTGCTGCCGTTAGGGGAGGAGGCCTGTCGCGACGTGGCGGCGGCGCTGCACGGGCTGGCCTGATTGTGTCGGGTCGACGCAGGCGCAATGGGCGCTGCCGGGTGGCTTTCTGCCGGCATTTCGGCTACTGTAGGCCCGATTTTTACCATGCGAGCCTGTGAATGAATACCGGACCTTTAAACGAAAACGAACTGGAATGGCTGGACGAGACGCTGGCGAAATACGCCACCGAAGGCGCTATTCTGGATGTCTCTGAACTGGATGGCCTGTTGACGGCGATCCTCTCGGCGCCCACCGCTATCGAACCCGCCCAGTGGCTGCTGGCTATCTGGGGTGGTGCCGATAATGTGCCACGCTGGGCCAACGACCGCGAGCGCGATCGCTTTGTCAATCTGACGCTGCAGCATATGAGCGATATCGCCGAACGGCTGGAGTCTTATCCCGATCAGTTCGAACCGCTGTTCGGCACCCGTGAAGCGGAAGGTCAGGAGCTGACCATCGTTGAAGAGTGGTGTTTTGGCTATCTGCGCGGCGTGGCGCTGAGCGACTGGTCGACGCTGCCTGCTGAACTTCAGCCTGAGCTGGAGGCGATTGCGCTCCACGGTAGCGAAGAACAGTTTTCCGCGCTGGATAATCTGACGGCGGATGAATTTATCGCCAGCATCGAGCGCATCACCCCGGCGGCGCTGGCACTTTACCAGTACTGGATGGCGAATCCACAGCCGGAGGTGGTCCCGCAGCCGGTAAGAAATGAGACGAAAGTCGGACGTAACGATCCCTGTCCGTGCGGCAGCGGTAAAAAGTATAAGCAGTGTTGCTTAGCGAAATGAAAAAGGGGCCAGCTGGCCCCTTTTTTTATCCCACCGCCGGTAACAGCCCGGCGACGATGCAGAACTGGATCGCTACGATGCCGATCCCGCACAGCAGGACCAGCCACAGCGCCGGGGCGCCGCCGGCCACCCGCCAGGCGGCCTGCGGATGCAGTCGGCGGCTCTTCATGACCAGCATGGCCGGTAACATCAGGGCCAGCACGGCCAACGCCACCCCGGCGTAGCCCAGGGCCATGACGAAGCCGCGGGGATAGAACAGGGCGAACGCCAGCGGCGGCAGAAAGGTGATCATCCCGCTCTGCAGACGCCCGCTGACGCTGTTTTTGCGCTGAAACATATCGGCCAGATAATCAAACAGCCCGAGCGAGACGCCGAGGAAGGAGGTCGCCAGCGCAAGGTCGGCGAACAGGTGTACGGCCAGCTCCACGTGCGGCGACGCTACCACTTCGCGGATCGCCTCCAGCAGACCGTTCAGACCGGCATGTTGCGCCAGCAGGGCGGTAAAGGCCGGAGCGTCGATACTGCCTAGCGTCGCCAGCTGCCAGAAAATATAAGCCACCAGCGGAATAAAACTGCCGATAATAAACACCCGGCGCAGCTTACGGATATCGCCCCCCAGATAGCTGACGACGCTCGGCACGCTGCCGTGAAAGCCAAAAGAGGTAAAGATCACCGGAATGGCCGACAGTGCCAGGCCTTGCTCAACCGGCAGCGTGAGCAGGTTCACCTGATGAATGTGCGGCATCAGCAGAGCCAGCATAATCACCAGGAAGACGATTTTGGCGCTAAACAGGAAGCGATTGAACAGGTCGACCAGCGCGGTGCCAATGCACACCACCGCCCCGCCGAGCAGGGTGAAGATCAGTACGCCGGCAGCCGGCGGCAGCTGCCAGTCCAGCCACTGGTTGAGGCTGGAAGCGAGTAATTCGCCGGCGCCACTGATGTAGGCCGCCGTGAGGGCGTACAGCAGAAACAGCATGCAGAACCCGGTGATCCATTGTCCATAACGGCCCAGATAGCGCGCCGCCAGGGAACCGAGCCCCATATCGGCAGGGACATGCTGGTAGACTTCCAGCAGCAAAAGGGCGGTATAGCACATCAATGCCCACAGGGTGAAAAGTAAACCCAGCGTGACGGTAAAGCCGACGCCTGCGGCGGCCAATGGCATCGCCAACATACCTGCACCGATTGTGGTGCCGGCTACGATTAAAATACTGCCCAGAGTGCGGTTCTTCACGCTTTTCGCTATCCCTACAGCAAATCACAATAATTTATGCCGCGCAGAGTAGGGGATATTGCGTCTTTCGTCAAATCAGGGTTACAAGCTCTGTAATTAAAACTTTACAAGGTCCAAAGGATGAAAGCCTGCGCTGGCGCAAGGCGCGGGCCGTCGGTCTGGCCTAAGCTGGCGTTTTTTTCCGGAGGGGTTATGTCTTCTATTCATGGTCATGAAGTGCTGCAGATGATGCTGGCGTCGAAGGAGTGCTGGACGGTGGCTTCGCTGGAGGCGGCCATTCACCGTCGCTTTGGCGCAGAGGCGCTCTTTCACACCTGTTCGGCGGAAAATCTGAGCGCTGCGGAGCTGGTGGCGTTTTTAGAGCAGAAAGGCAAATTTATTGCCAGAGAGGCAGGATTTACCACCGCAGAAAACAAGATTTGTCAGCATTGAAAATGCCGCGACGGAAAAGCGTCGCGGCGCGGGCAATTAATTCTGCGTATCGAGGGTGGCCAGCTCTTTGTCGATAAAGTACAGACCTTCACCGCTTTTCCCGGCGAGGGTCAGTTTATCAATTACCGATTTAAATAATTTCTCTTCTTCATGCTGTTCGGCGACATACCACTGCAGGAAATTAAAGGTCGGGTAATCCTGACTGGTCATAGCCGCGTGCGCCAGTTCATTAATTTTTTGCGTGATCAGCTGCTCGTGCTCATAGGTCTGGCGGAACAGTTCATCCAGTGACGCATACTCGGCAAACGGGGAGGCGATAGCGTTGATGCGCGGCAGGCTGCCGGTGTCGGTCAGGTAGTCGAACAGGCGCTGCATATGGGTCATCTCTTCCTGGGCATGGCGACGCAGGAAGGCCGCAGCCCCTTCAAAACTATGATAACTGCACCAGGCGCTCATCTGCTGATAAAGAAGAGAAGAATAGAGTTCAAGATTCATCTGTTCATTCAGTTTGTCGATCATTTCCGTTTTCAGCATCGTCGCGCTCCTGGAATTAAAATATAGATGTTATCGGCTGCCACTATAATTTGTTATTTAATTATTTGCAAAAAGTAAATTTAAAAAGATTTTATTTAAAATGCTAATGGGAATAACACGCATTGGCAGTTTAATAATAAATGAGAATGGTTTTAATTTATTATTAGTTTTTTGCGGAGGCGAAATGACTGCCTTTGCGGATTGCGAGGCGGGGAGCGCCAGGCGGAGTCGTCCTGATGAGGGGGCGACACCCTAACCTGAGCGGCAGAGGCGGCGAAAGTGTGAAGCGCTGCGTAATTTTTAAAACAACTTTTCATAAAATTTGAAAGTTTGTTTTCCAGGTAGTAGAGTGCAGTCAACGCCAATGACATTCTGCGGGCAGGCCCGCACAGCATTCAGGAGAGTAAACCATGAAGATTGCACTGATGATGGAGAACAGCCAGGCGAACAAAAACGCCATCATCCTCAAGGAGCTTAACGCGGTTGCCGACGAAAAAGGATTTCCGGTCTATAACGTCGGTATGAGCGATGAGAACGATCATCATCTGACCTATATTCACCTCGGGATCATGGCCAGCATCCTGCTGAATTCGAAGGCGGTCGACTTCGTGGTCACCGGATGCGGTACCGGCCAGGGAGCGCTGATGTCGCTGAACATCCATCCTGGCGTGGTCTGCGGCTACTGTATCGACCCGGCGGATGCGTTCCTGTTTGCCCAGATCAACAACGGTAACGCGCTGTCGCTGCCGTTTGCCAAAGGTTTCGGCTGGGGCGCCGAGCTGAACGTGCGGTTTATCTTTGAAAAAGCCTTTACCGGTCGTAACGGCGAAGGCTATCCGCCGGAGCGCAAAGAACCGCAGGTGCGTAATGCCGGGATCCTCAACCAGGTCAAAGCGGCGGTAGTCAAAGAAAATTATCTCGATACCCTGCGCGCCATCGATCCGGAACTGGTGAAAACCGCGGTCTCTGGCCCTCGCTTCCAGCAGTGCTTCTTCGAAAACTGCCAGGATAAAGCGATCGAAGCGTTTGTCCGCCAGATCGTCGGGTAATCGTTATCAGGGCCAGCGCCGCTGGCCCTTCCAACCTCTACGATTTCTTCGCCGACACGCTGCTGCCTGCCGTTTTGGCCAGATGCAGGCTGTCGATCATCCCCACCAGACAAATCACCGCGATAAACACAAACGCCAGGCGAAAGCTGATCCCCGGTACGGCGGAAAGGTGCAGCCAGTCGCCGACCTGTTCACCCAGGCGAATGCCGATTGCCCCAAGGGTGATCCCCAGCCCCACCGCCAGCTGCGACGCGGTACTGAACAGGGTATTGGCATCGCTCATCTGCGCGGCGGGGACATCGGCAAAGGCCAGCGTGCTCACGCCCGTGAACTGGACTGAGCGAAACACCCCGCCGAGATAAAGGATCAGCATGATCGCCCAGACCGGGGTTTGCGGCGTGAGCAGCGCGCAGGCCAGCAGCGAACAGACGTTCAGCGCGCCGTTGATCAACAGCAGGCGACGAAAGCCCAGCCAGCGGATCAGCGGCGTGGTGGCGGGTTTAATCGTTAAATTGCCGACAAATACCGCCAGTACCAACAGACCAGAGTGAAAGGGATCCATGCCGAACCCCACCTGAAACAGCAGCGGCAGGAGAAAGGGGACCGCGCTGATGGAGGCCCGGAACAGCGAGCCGCCGTACATCGTCACGCGGAACGTCGGCACCTGCAACGCCGTCAGACGAACCATAGGCGCTGTCGCCCGACGGAAGTGGCGGATAGCATACGCCAGACAGCCGAAGCCAAGCGCGGCGAGGGCCAGCGTCGGCCAGATCTGCGGCTGACGATCGCCGAGCCGTTCCATCGCCGTGACCAGGCTGACCATCGCCACCGCGGTCGTGATAAACCCTGTCATATCAAAGGCGCGCCGCTCTGCTTCGCGGATATCAGGAATGATGCGCAACGACAGGATAATCGCCGCGACGCCCAGCGGGACATTGATAAAGAAGATCCAGTGCCAGCTGGCGTAGCGGGTAATAAAGCCTCCCAAAGGCGGGCCGATAATAGGGGCCACCAGCGCCGGCCAGGTGAGGGTGGCGATGGCCTTTATCAGCAGGTGTTTCGGCGTGGTGCGCAGTACCGCCAGACGACCGACGGGGACCATCAGCGCGCCGCCGATCCCCTGCAGGATACGCATGGCGACAAAGATATGCATCTCGCTGGAGAGGCCGCAAAAGATCGAGGCAAGGGTAAAAATGGCCAGGGCGAGGGTGAAGATAGCCCGGGCGCCAAAGCGATCGGCGATCCAGCCGCTGGCGGGGATCAGCACCGCGAGGGTAATCAGATAGGCGCTGATGCCGATATTCAGCTCGACGGCGGTAACGCCAAAATCTCTCGCCATGTCGGGCAGGGCGGTAGCGATCACCGTCCCGTCGAGAAACTCCATAAAAAAGGCGCCAGCCACCAGCAGCGCCGGGGCTGAAAAAGCACGTTCGTTCCCGGAAGAGATCGCGGTATTCATGTTGTCGCTGCCATCAAGGGGATCCTCGGCAAAGCGGCAGCAAAGGTGCCGCCAGCCACTCGGGTGGCGAAAAAAACCTGCCACGGCAGGTTTTATTATCGTTAACGATTTAGGGTACTATTACGCTCCTGAAAAAAGGAGTAATTAATGTCTCAACATCTTACCGAACACGACGAGCTGGTTTCCGATGTGGTTGCCTGCCAGCTGGTTATCAAGCAGATCCTCGACGTGATTGACGTCATCGCGCCGGTGGAAGTGCGTGAAAAAATGACCAGCCAGCTGAAAGCCATCGACTTCGCCAGCCACCCGGCCTCTGCCGATCCGGTGACGCTTCGCGCGGTGCAAAAAGCGATTGCCCTGATTGAGCTGAAGTTTACCCCGCAGGAAGAAACGCATTAATAACCGGCCCCGCGGGTGACCGACGGGGCCTTTTCCTTTAATGGGAAACCACGGTCTGCGTTGGCGCAGCCTCAGCGGTTTTAAACAATTTGCTGTTGCCCCAGCACTCTTCGTAGCGATGGCCAACCAGATCCTCAACGATTGCCCGCACCTCCGGCGCAATATCACTGATTTTACCGCCCGCTTTAATCCGCGCGACTTCCTGCAGGACCACCAGATGGGCTTTACGGTCCAGTTTCATCTGCTTACTGAAGACGATGGCGGCCAGGGCTAAGGCGACGACACCGACGCAGAATACCACCGCGATGGCGGTCACGGCGCTTTCCGGTTGGCTGTGCGCTTTTGACTGGAAACCGTAAAAGCTCAGGATGGCCCCCATCGAAAACACCACAATCGAGCGCAGAATTTTCCCTGAAAAGGTCATGGCGCCGGCATAGATGCCTTCCCGGCGGCGTCCGGTGTAGATCTCGTCGACATCGGCGAGGAAGGTGTAAACGGTCCAGGGAATATAGTAAACCCCGCCGGTCCCCAGGCCGAACAGCACGGTAATACCGAACATCAGCACGGTCGCCAGGCCTGACGGCAGATGGAAGAACCACAGCGAGGTATACAGCAGGACTGCGAAAATCACGATCCCCAGCGCGAGGATATAGGGTTTGCTGAAGCCCTTTTTCACACACAGGCCGATAAACAGCGCGGTGGAGATCAGCTGCAGAATCGAGTTCAGGCTGTTCAGCCCGGCCACCATTGCCGGATCGTGCTGCAGAACGAATATCACGAAATAGGTGAAGATGGAGGCAAACAGCCATTCCGCGCCAAACCCGCACAGGTACATACCGAGATGTTTGCGGAACACGCGCAGATAAAAGGTGGAACGCATGTCTTTCGCCAGCGACAGCAGGGTGCTCAGCAGCCCCTTTTTCGCGCTGGTATCCACGGCTTCCGCACGCTCGCGCTCCCAGCTGCACAGCCACAGACAGGTAATCGCGACGATCAGGATCGCGCCGTAGGTCAGGCCGGTGAGGAAGAAAGGGGTGGCGGAATCTTTGCCGTACAGCAGAATGAACTGTCCGGGAATAAATGCGGCGAGGAAGTTGGCCAGCTTGCCGAAGATGGCTTTATAGCCGGTGAGCTTTGAGCGTAGCGAGAAATCATCGGTCATCTCTGTCGCCAGCGTTTCATAGGGCACCATGATGGAGGTGTAGATGATCTCAAACACCACGTAGGTGCACAGGTAGTACCAGAAACTCAGGCCCTCTACCCACAGCAGCGGGTAGAACAGCATCAGCGGAATGCCGATCAGCAAAAAGAAGCGCCGACGGCCAAAGCGCTTGCCTAACCGCGTTTTGCCAAAGTTATCCGTCAGATAGCCCATCAGCGGGTTGCTGATGGCGTCGATGATGCTGGCGACGGAGAAGATAAATGAGGCCTCGATCAGCGTCAGGCCGCAAAAGGTCGTATAAAAATAGAGTAGCCATGCCCCGCTTATCGCCAGTGCGCCACTCCCTAACAGATTACCGCCGCCGTAGGCTAACTGATGGCGTAACAAGATCGGTCTTCCCTGCAGCCCTTCAGAGGCTGAAGCCGTGTATCGAGCCATAAAAAATAAACCTCGTGTTTTATATTTTTGAAACACTGTTTTTATATTTCTTTGTGGCTCAACAAAAAGTGACCGCGCTCACTAATCCCCCCAAAGGGGTAACGGTGACGAGGGAATGGGATCGAGTTAAAACTTTTTTATTCTTTTGAGGAATAAATGGCAGGGGAGTATAGCGATAACGGATTAATAAACAGGGCGGGGCAGCGCGAACGCGCTCCCCCCTGATCGGCCGAGAAAGGCCCGACACCTCTGATTAATGGGGTTTCTGTGACGCTCCGACGAGGGCCATCAGACGGCGATCGGTCTGTTCCATACCGATCCCGGCTTTGTCGGCATTGCGAATTTCCTCGAGCACGCTTTGCAGCAGCAGCCCATCCTGCTGCTGCTCTTCCGCCAGCCGGGTCAGAAAACGCCAGGTGTTGTCATCGCTCTGCGCTTTGGCTTCTTCGGCGAGACCGCTCAGCATACTGCTACGCTGGCGGTAATCGACCAGGGTTTGGGTAAAGAGATCTTCCAGCGAGGTA is part of the Klebsiella quasipneumoniae subsp. quasipneumoniae genome and encodes:
- the ftnA gene encoding non-heme ferritin, with the translated sequence MLKTEMIDKLNEQMNLELYSSLLYQQMSAWCSYHSFEGAAAFLRRHAQEEMTHMQRLFDYLTDTGSLPRINAIASPFAEYASLDELFRQTYEHEQLITQKINELAHAAMTSQDYPTFNFLQWYVAEQHEEEKLFKSVIDKLTLAGKSGEGLYFIDKELATLDTQN
- a CDS encoding RpiB/LacA/LacB family sugar-phosphate isomerase produces the protein MKIALMMENSQANKNAIILKELNAVADEKGFPVYNVGMSDENDHHLTYIHLGIMASILLNSKAVDFVVTGCGTGQGALMSLNIHPGVVCGYCIDPADAFLFAQINNGNALSLPFAKGFGWGAELNVRFIFEKAFTGRNGEGYPPERKEPQVRNAGILNQVKAAVVKENYLDTLRAIDPELVKTAVSGPRFQQCFFENCQDKAIEAFVRQIVG
- a CDS encoding MFS transporter; protein product: MNTAISSGNERAFSAPALLVAGAFFMEFLDGTVIATALPDMARDFGVTAVELNIGISAYLITLAVLIPASGWIADRFGARAIFTLALAIFTLASIFCGLSSEMHIFVAMRILQGIGGALMVPVGRLAVLRTTPKHLLIKAIATLTWPALVAPIIGPPLGGFITRYASWHWIFFINVPLGVAAIILSLRIIPDIREAERRAFDMTGFITTAVAMVSLVTAMERLGDRQPQIWPTLALAALGFGCLAYAIRHFRRATAPMVRLTALQVPTFRVTMYGGSLFRASISAVPFLLPLLFQVGFGMDPFHSGLLVLAVFVGNLTIKPATTPLIRWLGFRRLLLINGALNVCSLLACALLTPQTPVWAIMLILYLGGVFRSVQFTGVSTLAFADVPAAQMSDANTLFSTASQLAVGLGITLGAIGIRLGEQVGDWLHLSAVPGISFRLAFVFIAVICLVGMIDSLHLAKTAGSSVSAKKS
- a CDS encoding DUF2766 family protein, producing the protein MSQHLTEHDELVSDVVACQLVIKQILDVIDVIAPVEVREKMTSQLKAIDFASHPASADPVTLRAVQKAIALIELKFTPQEETH
- a CDS encoding MFS transporter, whose amino-acid sequence is MLRHQLAYGGGNLLGSGALAISGAWLLYFYTTFCGLTLIEASFIFSVASIIDAISNPLMGYLTDNFGKTRLGKRFGRRRFFLLIGIPLMLFYPLLWVEGLSFWYYLCTYVVFEIIYTSIMVPYETLATEMTDDFSLRSKLTGYKAIFGKLANFLAAFIPGQFILLYGKDSATPFFLTGLTYGAILIVAITCLWLCSWERERAEAVDTSAKKGLLSTLLSLAKDMRSTFYLRVFRKHLGMYLCGFGAEWLFASIFTYFVIFVLQHDPAMVAGLNSLNSILQLISTALFIGLCVKKGFSKPYILALGIVIFAVLLYTSLWFFHLPSGLATVLMFGITVLFGLGTGGVYYIPWTVYTFLADVDEIYTGRRREGIYAGAMTFSGKILRSIVVFSMGAILSFYGFQSKAHSQPESAVTAIAVVFCVGVVALALAAIVFSKQMKLDRKAHLVVLQEVARIKAGGKISDIAPEVRAIVEDLVGHRYEECWGNSKLFKTAEAAPTQTVVSH
- a CDS encoding non-heme ferritin-like protein; translation: MAVPGMAQKLNTQMNLEFHASNVYLNLSEWCARHRFDGAATLLRNRAQCSITLTMRVFDYLKKAGSWPIVNPDRACNPECTSLEDLFTQTLVDYRQRSSMLSGLAEEAKAQSDDNTWRFLTRLAEEQQQDGLLLQSVLEEIRNADKAGIGMEQTDRRLMALVGASQKPH